GAAGAAGGATCCGCAGAAGATCCAGCGCCAGGAGCGGCTGCAGGCTCGCTGGGCGAGGACATGCAGGCCGGATCTTCTGTGGCCGGCGCACGTGGAGCTGAAGAAGAAGTCACCGCAGAGGATCCCGATCCAGCTGGGGGCGCATGATGGTGCAATGATTGCACCGGTGGGACAGGGACTGCAGCATGATCCACACCGGAGTCAGCGCCCGTATCCAGCCGTGATGGGCGCCGCACGTAGCATCGCGTGTCGGGGCCAAACCGACCAGGTGCGGGGCCAGACGCGGGGCCGGGCGCGGAACCAGGCGCGAGCGGCTGGAGTTGGCGCCGCGTGGCACTGGTGGGTTGGCGCGGAGCGGCCACCGGGCGGTCAACTGAGCCGCTGGTGGCGTGTGGCGACGCGGGGCTCGAGGCGGATCGGCCTGGCGCGGAGGGCGCGGATCCCGTGGGGGCCAGGGCGGCAGACTGGCGCAGGAGCGATCCCGAGGCTGATGCGCCTAGATCCCGAGGGAGATCTGCTTCGATGCTGCTGCTGTTTTGTCCAGGAAACATAAAATGATGATTTGGGCTGATTTCTTCACCATTTTCTGCACAATTTTTCCGTTGCATCACAAGACTCAAGACCATCATTAGTAAGAGGATTAGTCAAGAATTGATCATCAGTGTCTAAAACATCCCCATTGTCACGCCCGGTGAGATGTGAAGGTAGAAGAAGAATATCCTTTTGAAGAAGGGCTCCGGCGTTTGGATGAAGTTGTGCAAAAGGGAAAACGGTTTCATCAAACACAACGTCACGGGAAATATAGACACGTCCAGTGGATACATCAAGACACTTTACACCCTTATGTTGTGGACTATAGCCCAAGAAAACACACtgttttgatctgaacatgagTTTGCGGTTGTTGTATGGCCGAAGATTTGGCCAACACGCACACCCAAATACTCATAGAGATGTGTAATCTGGTTTTGTATGAAGGAGACGTTCTACTGGAGATTCATTGTTGATGACTCTACTTGGCAACATGTTTATGAGGTGGACTGCGGTGAGAAATGCCTCATCCCAGAATTTGAAAGGCATAGAGGCAGCCGCAAGTAAGGCCAGGCCGACTTCAACTATATGCCTGTGCTTGCGCTCAGCTGATCCGTTTTGCTAGTGAGCATGGGGGCATGACACGTGGTGTGATATGCCAATTTGCTGGAAAAAAAAGTTGAGGTTGCGGTACTCCCCTCCCCAATCGGATTGGAGAGCTAGGATTTTGCAATCAAACTTTCTTTCTACTAGTGCTTGAAAGTTGTGAAAAACTTGAAAAACATCAGATTTCTTTTTGATGAGATAGATCCATGTGTACTTGCTATAGTCATAGATAAAACTGACGTAATAAGTGTGTCTGCCAACTGATTTTGGGGTAGGACCCCAAACATCGGAAAAAATGAGCTCAAGAGGTTTGGTGGAGATGCTTGTAGACACAGGATagggtaattgatgacttttagcacactgacatgaatcacaaattgtTTCACGATctcgctcaccaacaaacgggagcttattctTTTTAAGCAAGTgttcaactaaagaaaaagatgcATGCCCTAATCTATCATGCCACCGTGTTGAAGAGACTTTGGTGACATCATAGGCTTGTTTATTCAATCTCCTAAGCTCCGGAATCAACGGGTACAGCCctcgaacgcatctacctcgatacAGAATTTTcttcgtgacctgatccttgatcaaaaagaaagaCGGATGAAACTCAAGGAATACATGATTGTCAATGGCAATGCGATGAACTGAAAGGAGATTTTTCGAAGCACTAGGGACATGCAAGATTTTTCTTAGACGAATATTTCTATGGGGGGTTTTAAGCACTGAATGACCAACGTGGCTAATGCTCATACCTTCTCCGTTGGCAGTGTGAACTTGGTCTTGCCCACGGTACTTTTCATGGACTGTCACCTTTTCCAGCTCGCTCGTGATGTGGTCAGTTGCGCCACTGTCCACATACCAGTTCGTGTTGATGCCGTAGGAGCCATCAGCAGCACCTGCAACTTTCTCATCTTGTGAGGATTCGCCATCATCTTCATAGCGATACCAGCAGTCGCGGGCGGTGTGGCCTAGCTTGCCGCAGATTTGGCATCGCGGCGCATCAGGGTTGGCGCGAGGCCTGCCACCACGGCGGCCCCTATTGTTGTTGTTGGagggccgcccgccgccgccgccgccaccacgagAGGAGTTGCCGCCGCCACTGTTTCCGCCAGATGGCGGCTTGCCCTTGCCGCACGGTGGTCCACGATAGCGTGAACCACCACCACCGCGACCGCCGCCGCGAGAGACCACGTTAGCAGATGACTTGAAGCCCCCGCCCGAGTTGTTGTTGTAGAGGGCGAGGCGCTGATCAAAGTTGCTCATCTGAGCGTAGAGGTCGTCGATGCTGATGGTGTCGGTGCGCGCGTCATTGGCGGAGACAAGGGGTTGGTACTCCATGTCGAGGCCGGCGGTGATGTAGGAGACAAGTTCATCGTCATCGATGGGCTTTCCGGCGGCTGCGAGCTCATCGGCAAGCGCTCTCATCTCGGCGAAGTAGGCCGCAACAGATTGCGTCCCCTTCTGCGCCGTGGAGAGAGCAACCCGGATGTTGTTGACGCGGGCTCGGGACTGCGATGAGAACATGTGGGCGAGAGCCGCCCAGAGCTCGTGCGGCGTGGCGATGGAGGTAACCTGCACGAGGACTTCTTTGGTGAGAGTATTGAGCAAGTATCCAAGTACCTGCTGCCCTTCTTTGAACCAGATCGGATGGAGAGGGTTCGGTGTCTGCTCTTCTTTCCCGTCTTTGTCCTTTGTGACGAGGATCTTGACAGGTTCCGGCATGGAGCCGTCGGCGTAGCCGAAGAGGCCAGCCCCTCTTAGCTGTGGTGTCACCTGCGCACGCCACAGGACGTAGTTGGTGCGGGTGAGCTTTTTTGCAACCTGCCCAAGGGAAGCCTGGACGGTGCTGGAGGAGGACGACATGGCTGGCGCTGGATGGGTTTTGCTAGATGCGATGGATAGaggtggctctgataccatgtaaaaaAGCGGAGAACGTCGTACCTCTCTAGAGGCGACGGTTTCGTGTTAATATAGGCAGGGGCATATCCCTGATAAGCATACAAGGTTGTTGAGATTACATCTTGAGGTACAAGGAAAGTAGAGATAAGATATACATGAGGAGATTACAACCATATACTCTAACCAACCTAGGCCGAAGCCTATCTCAACTAAACCGGTGCGTGGTGCGCCCCTTGGACCTGAATATTGCATGGTTTAACAGATTGCTTGAAGTACTATTAGCAACATGAGAACTGATGTAATGTCCGTTGCGGTCCAATGGAGCATAATGTTGCAGACAACACAATGTTCTGTAAATCAGCGTGAAGTTTCCACGAAAACATGTCTGCCAAGTGTAATAGTGATTTGGTGCCTTTGCTGCAACTCGAGTACTGTTTCTGAAAAGAATCTTCTGTGTGAACCTTTCCACGTGCTTATGCTGCGATGCAAGATCCACAGTTGATCTGGatgtaaaaaatggacaagccatgcaGGCAAACTAAGGAACATCTCAAGGGAACTTACGAGATTAACTTTTCTTACGTAAATCAGATTCTCCTTTTCATGCTAGCAACACATTGTACTATCTCTattccaaaatataagacgttttggtagGTAGTAGTACTCACTGCATACAAAGTTTTGCAGAGTTACTTTTTAGACAACAGTGATAAATACAAATAGTCAAGCATGCATTATGCAGTTTGTGAAGTTCATTCATCAAACTTTTCGTTGGTTCAAAACAAATTATCTGAGATACTGGGCTTTCAAAGCAAATCAGAATGGGACGACCTACATCTAGCCCTAGCCTGCATTGTGAAATCTTTGTTTTCAAGCCTCAACTGGTGAAGTGATGAAAAAGATTTGATAGTTGTAACACTGTCCCACATCTCACCGGTGCTACCGATTTCCTTTTGCTTGGAACTAGCCAAATTGTGCAAAACAACAAGCCCTAAAATGGAACAAAGATCACACCAGCTTGCTAAAAGCAGAGTTATGGTAGCAAAAACCATGACGCACTAAGCTAGGAATTATGATATAAAATGTAGGTCATGCTAACAAAGATCACACCACAGCTATAAAAATAGCAATATCATCCCACTGTGCCTCATCAACAATCTGTACTGCAATACAATCATTTCTATCATCATTATGCAAGCAAACATcctaaaataatactccctccgatcccaAATAAGTGTcttggttttagtttaaatttaaaCAAAAACCACGACACTGATTTTGGATAGAGGGGAGTAACATTTAGAAGGAGATTTTTCCAAGTAAAATAGACCAATTGCTCAGGCTAATCTAAAAAGTTGGGAATATGATCTAGCAATGAACAGGTGATGACAGGGATCAATGAACAGGTGTTGTCATTGCTCTTGCAAGACAGGGAGCTTATATCATTTTGTAGTCAATAACCATAGCACTTATTCTTGCTTCTCCTTCAAAATATTTGTCATACAAACCACACACTCATTCATTTTGCAGCTCTGGCCCTTGCCCCTTTGGAATTGACTTGGATGGATGATTCACATTCGTTGATCCCTACTGTAAAATACCACAAGTACTAACATGACAACTACACAAGTGAAGAATTGAAAAACAAAAGGTGACATCATAACAGTAACGGAGATGACAAATTGACCATGATTGGAAAATTTGATGGTCCTGGGATGAATAACCATGGCATTGCTGTACTAAATGTTCAGGGGGGTGTAGTACAAGAGAACATACAACTATGTATACAGCAGTGAAGGAGTGCATGGGCTAAGAAAGCACAGCACACAATAACACATAGGTTTAAGTAACAAAAAATTGAATGAATTTTGTGGGCTGAACAACATCATAAGTTACGACGAAGAATCTTCATCTTCGGCGCCCTTAATGACAGCAGAGCACATGACCTGCTTTGAGACGCGGGTATCAAGCTCTCTTGACACCTCTGTTAGTCTCAAGTCAAAGTTGGCCCTGCACCTCTGAGGTTTGGGTGATGATGAACCTGAAAACCGCCTCCTTGGGCTTGACAACCTCGCAGTTGGTGACCCTGACAGCCAGCTCTTTGTGAGTGCAGGCACGATCTCCTTCCCTGTCATGATGGGTCTTGTCTCCTGGTTCTCCTTCCCTGTTACTGTCATGATGGGTCTTGTCTCCTGGTTCTCCTTCCCTGTTACTGTTATGATGGGTCTTCTCCCCTGGTTCAAAGGACCTCTCTTTGTCTCCAATGGTAATGGTCTCATCGGGGAGATGGTCGTGGATGGCAACTTCTGCCTGATTCGCTCACGCGCACGCTCAGCGGCTGCCATTGCTTTGTCCTTGTTCATAGTGATCAACGTCCATGGGTTGATCGAGACGTCATCCTTCCTTCTTGTTGCATCATTGGCCTCCTTCTCGTCGATCCTAATCGATAGCTTTCGGGTACTCTATCATGTTCAAAATTGTTTTGTTATCTATGAAGTTACCTGACAGTAAATTATACATATTAGGGAAGCAATGTATCCCCTCTTACCTCATTCACTTCATCTTTTCTGCATAAGATCCTTGACAAGAAGGATGGCCTTTCTGGAGAGTCGAAGTCAATGCTCTCGTCCGAGGAAAAATCAGAGTCATCAAAAGGATCATATGCCTGTGCAGCTTCTCGCATAGCAAGGATGTAATCGTATGTCCTCATTCCCTGTAGTGAAAAATACGCAAATGAGGCTTCCAAAAATGTGAGCATATTTCCGAGCTCCACACACTGGTAACATAAGTATGTGTTTGGCAAAATGCAAACCTTTCTAATGAGCAGAACATGGAAAAAGAAGAGCTGACCCAGTGCTGCAGTACTGTACAAAGTGAAGATGACAAATACCATCTGTGGCCAAAATTAAAGAGAAAAGTGTGAGCTTCACAAGTGAAATGCATCAATGAAGTTTGTCACCAGGCATATTCTTGTCATAACTTACAGATAATGCTGCGTGAGCTCCTTTAGGTAGCCCTACGTGAAGCCTGTGCTCCATTTCAGTTTTCAGCCCTTTGCTGTCGATGAAGCAGCGAATAAAAATCGCAACCGCTGTTCCCCCCTCGATAACAAGCTGATAAAGTAGATTGCAAATTCATATACCAAATAGAACTGGTCAAATGAAAAACAGCTTGGAATGCTGGGCATTTAAATATCAGTGGAATTTTGAAACAAATGGAATTGCAAATTTGCAGAGAGTTAGCACCCACCATCAGCAAAACAAAGAACATTAGCAGGATAAATGCTGCATAATTCCTTCTCCCTATGCAATTGTTGAGCCACTGCATTGAAGAAAGTACATGATCAATCAATTGACTTCCCAAGAGATGAAGAGCAGAGCCAGAGATTTGGAAGTGAGCTATGCATAGTTATAGTGGTTACCCTGCAGTGGTGATCAAATCCATCAACACACCGGTCGCAAGTTTTACAGTGCTTGCTGCGCAATTTCACCTGTAGTTTAAGCTTCGTAAGTTCTTGATTGCTAAACTGTTGTCACAGAGGTAATTCACTTGTTGAACTTGACTAACAACACATGAATCCAGTCCATTAAACACACCCTATATTCAGAAATTAACCTCTCCACatagaaataaaaattgctcctaaagcACTCAAATAAGCCGCATTTCTTGGTTTCTTTGAAACACAGAAGGTCTGTAAACTAGAGATGAGGGAGAGGGACGTAAGCGGAGACCTCGCAGTCGCAGATTGGGCAGAATGAGATGTCCTGGTCGTCGGTGGCGTGCGGCGAGACGATGTCCTCAAGGCTGGTGAAGGCAAAGGGGAGCATGGGGTCGAGCTGGACACTGGAGTTCCACTGCTCGAGGTAGCTCCTCCGCACCCAGCGGTTCATGACGCGGACCTCGACCCTCTTGAGCAGCCGCGCCGCGTACCGCCACAGGATGTACCCGTAGCGCAGCCTCGGCAGCCTCCGCCCGCCGCCCCTGGCGAGACTGCGCTGCCTCTTCACCTTCTTGGCGTGGGTCCGGTCGGAGGGGTCGACGGCGGTGCAGCGCACGTAgagggccgcggtggcggcggcctgTCGTCGACCAGGGCCGATGCCGTCAGCGCAAGGCAACGCGAGGAGGGCACGAGCAAAGCCGCGTTTGGGCAAGAGAGGGAGGGAGGTCGCTGGTTTACCGAGACGGAGAAGAGCGCGAGGAGGGTGTTGCCGGCGACGGCGCTGCCGAGGTAGGGCCCGAGGACGACGTAGAAGGCCGTGACGAGGACGGCGAACACCCCCGCGCCCACGAGCTGCAATCGATCGAGAAAAGCGCGAGGTCGGATGGTGGCGCTGGAAGCGGCGAAGAGGGGGGGAGATGAAGAGAGGGCGACCGACGGAGACGGACCTGGAGCGGGTGGAGGGGGAGCTGCCAGCCGTGCCGCCGGGGCCAGGCCATGGCCGTCGAGGTCTCGCCGCCGCGCCCTGCGAACAGATTCGATTGGGTTGGATTCGATCCGAGCGCGCTGCTCTGCTCTCGCCTCTGGTCAGGTCAAGTCAAGCGGCGGGCGTGGTActagagagaggaggaggcggcttgTGTGCTCTCTCTGACAGGTGGGGCAGGGCCGCCGCCCGCAGCAACGGCTTTCCTTTCCTCCTACTGTTTTGAATTTCGAATCGCCGGGGCGGCTGTGCGGGCCGGACTGACAACTTCCGGGGACAGAGATGTTTCTTGAGCGTGTTTCGTTCGCTGCCCAAGGCCCAGGAGCCCGAAACGAGATGCTAATCCCCAAGGCCCAGGAGTCCGAGTGTTAGGGGCCTTCGCAGCCCAAGGCCCATGAGT
The sequence above is drawn from the Triticum aestivum cultivar Chinese Spring chromosome 7A, IWGSC CS RefSeq v2.1, whole genome shotgun sequence genome and encodes:
- the LOC123151914 gene encoding protein S-acyltransferase 18, which encodes MAWPRRHGWQLPLHPLQLVGAGVFAVLVTAFYVVLGPYLGSAVAGNTLLALFSVSAAATAALYVRCTAVDPSDRTHAKKVKRQRSLARGGGRRLPRLRYGYILWRYAARLLKRVEVRVMNRWVRRSYLEQWNSSVQLDPMLPFAFTSLEDIVSPHATDDQDISFCPICDCEVKLRSKHCKTCDRCVDGFDHHCRWLNNCIGRRNYAAFILLMFFVLLMLVIEGGTAVAIFIRCFIDSKGLKTEMEHRLHVGLPKGAHAALSMVFVIFTLYSTAALGQLFFFHVLLIRKGMRTYDYILAMREAAQAYDPFDDSDFSSDESIDFDSPERPSFLSRILCRKDEVNESTRKLSIRIDEKEANDATRRKDDVSINPWTLITMNKDKAMAAAERARERIRQKLPSTTISPMRPLPLETKRGPLNQGRRPIITVTGKENQETRPIMTVTGKENQETRPIMTGKEIVPALTKSWLSGSPTARLSSPRRRFSGSSSPKPQRCRANFDLRLTEVSRELDTRVSKQVMCSAVIKGAEDEDSSS